The following are encoded in a window of Mannheimia varigena genomic DNA:
- a CDS encoding gluconeogenesis factor YvcK family protein has protein sequence MDTQELLQKPARHHHLNQLNAVVALGGGHGLGRLLSALPFLKERLTGIVATTDNGGSTGRIRSQQGVIAWGDLRNCLSQIIVKPTVASRLFEYRFGGTGELSGHNLGNLILTALENMQIRPLDGINLVRDLLHVRSKLIPMSETPVHLIAELQCGTKVFGEVQIDALTEIPHHLELDTPVSGTPEAISVIQEAELILLGPGSFFTSIMPNLLVSDIAQAISQSQARVIFIDNIGQEHGPAGNLSLNQRVEWIENCIGQSRINGVITTDDEQSELPSHIQTLRKNLSADDVYYRHDRHKLSKTIDELIQNL, from the coding sequence ATGGATACTCAAGAACTCTTGCAAAAGCCAGCTCGCCATCATCATCTTAACCAACTAAATGCCGTTGTCGCTTTAGGTGGGGGGCACGGTTTAGGGCGATTACTCTCTGCCTTACCATTTTTAAAAGAACGGCTTACAGGTATTGTTGCAACTACTGACAACGGAGGATCAACAGGGCGTATTCGCTCTCAACAAGGAGTGATTGCTTGGGGGGATTTACGCAACTGTTTGAGTCAAATCATTGTAAAACCTACAGTGGCCTCTCGCCTTTTTGAATATCGTTTCGGTGGAACTGGCGAACTAAGCGGACACAACCTCGGTAATCTTATTCTTACCGCCCTCGAAAATATGCAAATTAGACCGCTTGATGGAATTAACCTTGTACGAGATTTGCTACACGTCAGATCAAAGCTTATTCCGATGTCGGAAACACCTGTTCATTTAATTGCAGAGTTACAATGTGGCACAAAAGTTTTCGGCGAAGTGCAAATTGATGCACTGACCGAAATACCTCATCATTTAGAGCTAGATACACCTGTATCAGGTACACCAGAAGCGATTTCTGTTATTCAAGAAGCAGAGTTAATACTACTCGGTCCGGGCAGTTTTTTTACCAGTATTATGCCGAATTTGCTGGTTTCGGATATTGCTCAAGCTATTAGTCAAAGCCAAGCTAGAGTCATTTTTATTGATAACATCGGGCAAGAACACGGACCTGCCGGGAATTTATCACTTAACCAGCGAGTTGAATGGATTGAGAACTGTATCGGGCAATCTCGCATAAACGGTGTGATTACAACTGATGATGAGCAATCAGAACTTCCATCGCATATTCAAACGCTGCGTAAAAACTTATCGGCTGATGATGTTTATTATCGCCACGACCGCCATAAATTAAGCAAAACCATTGATGAACTTATTCAAAATCTATAA
- a CDS encoding AI-2E family transporter, with protein MFQMLREWYQRKFTDPQIVVLFSILLIGFGIIYFFSDVLMPLLVALVFAYLLEWPTRFLTVKLRLPRTLSVILILGSFIALLSFLGVVLLPTLWNQAVTFIQDLPSMFNLLNAWVLGLPEHYPELVDYATVDSIMNTAKSNILSMGESLLTLSINSIISLVGLGIYTFLVPLMVFFLLKDKLVLMRSFSKVLPQNRRLATRVWFEMQQQIANYIRGKFLEIIIVGVITYIIFLFFDLRYPLLLSVAVGISVLIPYIGAVLVSIPVMLVALFQFGLSPDFYYLMLAFIISQLLDGNLLVPYLFSEAVNLHPLTIIIAVLIFGGLWGFWGVFFAIPLATLVKAVVQAIPSSHTDAIILEK; from the coding sequence ATGTTTCAAATGTTGCGAGAGTGGTATCAAAGAAAATTTACCGACCCACAAATAGTTGTCCTATTTAGCATTCTATTAATTGGATTCGGCATTATTTATTTTTTCAGCGATGTATTAATGCCGCTATTAGTCGCCCTTGTATTTGCCTATTTGCTGGAATGGCCAACTCGCTTTTTAACGGTTAAATTAAGATTACCTAGAACACTAAGTGTTATTTTAATCTTAGGTAGTTTTATTGCTCTGCTCTCATTCTTAGGCGTGGTATTACTGCCAACATTATGGAATCAAGCAGTAACCTTTATCCAAGATTTGCCATCTATGTTCAACTTGCTCAATGCTTGGGTGCTAGGGCTGCCTGAACATTACCCGGAATTAGTGGATTACGCTACCGTTGATTCAATTATGAATACCGCAAAAAGTAATATTTTGAGTATGGGAGAATCGCTTCTAACGCTTTCTATTAACTCTATTATTAGTTTGGTTGGATTAGGTATTTATACATTCCTAGTACCGTTAATGGTATTTTTCTTATTGAAAGACAAATTGGTGTTAATGCGTTCATTTAGTAAAGTATTACCACAAAACCGCCGCTTGGCGACCCGAGTATGGTTTGAAATGCAACAGCAAATTGCTAACTATATTCGTGGTAAGTTTTTGGAAATTATTATTGTTGGGGTTATAACCTACATTATTTTCCTCTTTTTTGATTTACGCTATCCATTACTACTTTCTGTTGCAGTAGGGATTTCAGTATTAATTCCTTACATTGGTGCTGTATTAGTCAGCATTCCGGTAATGTTGGTTGCTTTGTTCCAATTTGGTTTATCGCCTGATTTTTATTACTTAATGCTTGCCTTTATTATCAGTCAATTACTAGATGGAAACTTACTTGTACCGTATCTATTTTCTGAGGCAGTTAATTTACACCCCCTCACTATCATTATTGCCGTACTGATTTTTGGTGGATTATGGGGCTTCTGGGGCGTATTTTTTGCTATTCCATTAGCAACCTTGGTTAAAGCCGTAGTTCAAGCCATTCCATCTAGCCATACAGACGCAATTATTTTAGAGAAATAA
- a CDS encoding DNA translocase FtsK, producing the protein MIEQLKPHLKGKETLIKAALILACLLGIYLLIAWASYSPLDNVWTAASTLTQTTLNKAGSFGAWSIDMLYAMFGKVAVLVPFALIISSIYVLGIGLSSEMKWKTVFLRLISFLLLMVGLAGLFSVLFSNSAYYLSGGFIGGIWQSVLSETLGQFGALLIAMIFTVAGLYFCSAQSLLPILSQFYDWLMAKTEDRKSDEASHDLQNSEQNQPLAIEQETIVDVKEDEQPQFTDISAFKRPNISGLRQSAAETISHSEMYDIERDLDLPTININTQVETANEIVEEVIVQTDYRPQHITNEVQMPVIRLNTAVETVVENELEEEPVTPFTNTVQNEVIIPYIQVEQRIEEEDKETFEEEIDDVREITPEFMVIPPKAMKEATEQPSYPKGYGDTLIHPLLQRKVTTEKPTTPLPTLDLLDKAPMQTQQITEQEIRDTSVRLEAELANFGVKATVEDVLVGPVVTRYEIQPAAGVKASKITNLASDIARGLMFKAIRITEVIPNKPYMGIETPNKHRETVWLRDVLDSNEFRNTTATLPMALGKDISGEPVVVDMAKMPHLLVAGQTGGGKSVGVNTMILSLLFKLTPEQVRFIMIDPKVVELSIYNDIPHLLTPVVTDMKKAANALRWAVEEMERRYILVSHLQVRNIEGYNAKIDQATAMNLPIPDPTWRPGDSMDSLPPPLQKLSYIVLIVDEFADLMMSAGKEVEEYIMRIAQKARAVGIHLILATQRPSTDVITGVIKANIPSRIAFTVASQIDSRTILDSGGAEALLGRGDMLYSGAGSPDIIRVHGAFMKDEEVQRVADNWRARGKPNYLESIVESKSDDNDAKNDNAGGDLDPLFDEVVEYVVETGSVSISNIQRRFSLGFNRAARIVDQMEAQGIVSEPGKGGKREVLAR; encoded by the coding sequence GTGATTGAGCAACTCAAACCCCATCTAAAAGGTAAAGAAACGTTAATCAAGGCCGCGCTTATATTAGCCTGTCTGCTTGGTATTTATTTACTGATTGCATGGGCAAGTTATAGTCCATTAGACAACGTGTGGACAGCTGCCAGCACACTTACCCAAACGACTTTAAATAAAGCGGGAAGCTTTGGTGCTTGGAGCATTGATATGCTTTACGCTATGTTTGGTAAAGTAGCTGTATTAGTGCCTTTTGCACTAATTATCTCATCAATTTATGTATTAGGAATAGGCTTGAGTTCAGAGATGAAATGGAAAACTGTCTTCTTACGCTTAATCAGTTTTCTATTATTGATGGTTGGGCTTGCAGGTTTGTTTAGTGTACTTTTCTCCAACTCTGCTTATTATCTTTCTGGCGGATTTATTGGTGGAATTTGGCAATCTGTACTTTCTGAAACTTTAGGGCAATTTGGTGCATTGCTTATTGCGATGATTTTTACAGTAGCAGGTTTGTATTTCTGTTCAGCTCAATCGTTATTACCTATTTTATCTCAATTTTATGATTGGTTGATGGCAAAAACAGAAGATCGTAAATCTGACGAAGCCTCGCACGATTTGCAAAATTCGGAGCAAAATCAACCGCTTGCAATAGAACAAGAAACAATTGTTGATGTAAAGGAAGATGAACAGCCACAATTTACAGATATTTCAGCATTTAAACGCCCAAATATCAGTGGTTTAAGACAATCTGCTGCAGAAACAATTAGTCATAGTGAGATGTATGATATTGAGCGAGATTTAGACTTGCCAACTATTAATATCAATACTCAAGTTGAAACTGCTAATGAAATTGTTGAGGAAGTGATAGTTCAAACAGATTATCGCCCCCAACACATTACAAATGAAGTCCAAATGCCGGTAATTAGGCTAAATACAGCTGTTGAAACAGTAGTTGAAAATGAATTAGAAGAAGAGCCAGTTACACCATTTACAAATACAGTCCAGAATGAAGTTATTATTCCTTATATTCAAGTTGAACAGCGTATTGAGGAAGAAGATAAAGAAACGTTCGAGGAAGAAATTGATGATGTGCGTGAAATTACGCCTGAGTTTATGGTAATACCGCCGAAAGCAATGAAAGAGGCTACAGAGCAACCAAGTTACCCAAAAGGTTATGGCGATACTTTAATTCACCCACTTTTACAACGAAAAGTAACCACTGAAAAACCAACAACACCACTGCCAACATTGGACTTGTTAGATAAAGCCCCAATGCAAACACAGCAAATTACTGAGCAAGAAATTCGTGATACTTCTGTGCGTTTAGAGGCAGAATTAGCTAATTTTGGTGTGAAAGCCACAGTGGAAGATGTGTTAGTTGGCCCTGTAGTTACGCGTTATGAAATTCAGCCTGCAGCGGGGGTTAAAGCTTCAAAAATTACAAACTTAGCCAGTGATATTGCGCGAGGGTTAATGTTTAAGGCTATTCGTATTACTGAAGTTATTCCAAATAAACCTTATATGGGAATTGAAACACCAAACAAACACCGTGAAACTGTGTGGTTGCGTGATGTATTAGATAGCAATGAATTCCGCAACACAACGGCAACCTTACCAATGGCGTTAGGTAAAGATATTAGTGGTGAGCCTGTTGTCGTGGATATGGCGAAAATGCCACATTTATTAGTTGCAGGGCAAACAGGTGGCGGTAAATCGGTTGGGGTTAATACAATGATTTTAAGCCTCTTGTTTAAGCTAACGCCAGAGCAAGTTCGCTTTATTATGATTGACCCGAAAGTGGTGGAGCTTTCCATTTATAATGATATTCCGCATTTATTAACGCCGGTAGTAACCGATATGAAAAAAGCAGCGAATGCGTTACGCTGGGCTGTGGAAGAAATGGAGCGTCGCTATATTTTAGTGAGCCATTTACAGGTACGTAATATTGAAGGCTACAATGCTAAAATTGATCAAGCAACGGCAATGAACTTGCCAATTCCTGATCCAACGTGGCGACCGGGTGATTCAATGGACAGTTTACCTCCGCCACTACAAAAATTAAGCTATATTGTTTTAATTGTTGATGAGTTTGCCGATTTGATGATGTCTGCCGGCAAAGAAGTGGAAGAGTACATTATGCGAATTGCACAAAAAGCAAGGGCCGTAGGTATTCATTTAATTCTTGCTACCCAACGTCCATCAACGGATGTAATTACCGGTGTAATTAAAGCAAACATTCCGAGCCGAATTGCCTTTACGGTGGCGAGCCAAATTGATTCAAGAACGATTTTAGACTCCGGTGGTGCTGAAGCCTTATTAGGACGAGGTGATATGTTGTACTCTGGGGCGGGAAGTCCGGATATTATTCGTGTGCACGGGGCATTTATGAAAGATGAAGAAGTACAACGTGTAGCAGATAACTGGCGTGCAAGAGGGAAACCGAATTATCTGGAAAGCATTGTGGAATCGAAATCAGATGATAATGACGCTAAAAATGATAATGCGGGAGGGGATTTAGACCCACTCTTTGATGAAGTAGTTGAGTATGTAGTTGAAACAGGTTCTGTTTCTATTAGTAATATTCAACGCCGATTCTCACTGGGCTTTAACCGAGCTGCGAGAATTGTCGATCAAATGGAAGCTCAAGGCATTGTGTCTGAACCGGGTAAAGGCGGAAAACGAGAAGTGCTTGCAAGATAA
- the arfA gene encoding alternative ribosome rescue factor ArfA, with amino-acid sequence MNKQNNGYLHQRGKIKEIVVKALVTDPLFQHKVEKNRKGKGSYRRHEKHKNAVYHKNETPFKNVQ; translated from the coding sequence ATGAATAAACAAAATAATGGTTACCTCCATCAGCGAGGTAAAATCAAAGAGATCGTGGTAAAAGCGTTAGTAACAGATCCGCTTTTTCAGCATAAAGTTGAAAAGAATCGTAAAGGAAAAGGCAGTTACCGTAGACATGAAAAGCATAAAAATGCGGTTTATCACAAAAATGAGACCCCATTTAAAAACGTTCAGTAG
- the rnd gene encoding ribonuclease D: MTSLICYNWIDTNEQLAAVCEKAKKANAVALDTEFIRTRTYYPILGLIQLYDGKQVSLIDPTTISDFSPFVSLLADKNTVKVLHACSEDLEAFEHQFKQLPEPMLDTQIMAGFAGIGISMGFAKLVSHYLEVELDKGASRTDWLARPLTNEQLQYAAADVWYLLPIYEKLSGVLEKSNWLNAVKEECETISAKIKRSEDKTKAYKNIANAWRLNQQELAILQALAKWRIDEAEKRDLALNFVVKEANLFQIAKIQPKHTSQLLEFMHPNEVRIHGKKILWLVEQGKAVQPEFYPKLIKRVIDEKGYKYNMQLMLQKLAEIRPLDLAPELVASKRQLNQLFKWFIDGRSQEKMPELLMGWRKSFGEQLLSVLLQN, encoded by the coding sequence ATGACATCTTTAATTTGCTATAACTGGATCGATACAAACGAACAACTAGCAGCAGTATGCGAAAAGGCTAAAAAAGCAAATGCCGTAGCACTAGACACGGAATTTATCCGTACTCGTACTTATTATCCGATATTAGGTTTAATTCAGTTATATGATGGTAAACAAGTTAGCTTAATTGATCCGACTACAATTTCCGATTTTTCGCCTTTTGTCTCACTATTAGCAGATAAAAATACTGTGAAAGTACTACACGCCTGTAGTGAAGACTTAGAAGCTTTTGAACATCAATTCAAACAATTACCAGAACCGATGCTTGATACCCAAATTATGGCAGGTTTTGCAGGCATTGGGATATCAATGGGCTTTGCGAAATTGGTCTCTCATTATTTAGAAGTTGAGCTTGATAAAGGTGCTTCTCGTACTGATTGGCTTGCCCGACCTTTAACCAATGAGCAGTTGCAATATGCTGCTGCAGATGTCTGGTATTTATTGCCGATTTACGAAAAACTATCTGGCGTATTAGAAAAGAGCAACTGGCTAAATGCAGTTAAAGAAGAGTGTGAGACAATATCTGCTAAAATTAAACGAAGTGAAGATAAAACCAAAGCCTATAAAAACATTGCAAATGCGTGGCGATTAAATCAGCAAGAATTAGCTATCTTACAAGCGTTAGCTAAATGGCGGATTGATGAAGCAGAAAAACGTGATCTTGCGTTAAATTTTGTGGTTAAAGAAGCCAATTTATTTCAAATAGCAAAAATACAACCAAAACATACGTCTCAATTATTAGAATTTATGCACCCTAACGAAGTGAGAATTCACGGCAAAAAAATCCTCTGGTTAGTCGAACAGGGTAAGGCGGTTCAGCCTGAGTTTTATCCAAAACTGATCAAACGTGTAATCGATGAGAAAGGCTACAAGTATAATATGCAGTTAATGCTGCAAAAATTAGCTGAAATTCGACCGCTTGATCTTGCCCCAGAGTTGGTTGCAAGTAAACGCCAATTAAACCAACTATTTAAGTGGTTCATTGATGGCAGATCACAAGAAAAAATGCCCGAGTTGTTAATGGGTTGGCGTAAATCCTTCGGCGAACAGCTATTATCAGTTTTATTGCAAAATTAA
- a CDS encoding ROK family protein, translated as MFSDNKALHLGKIYRLIEQFELISRTDLAKLSDLAPASVTNLTKILIDNHFILERAVQNTLSRGRPSIGLAVSNFFWQLLCVTVSPHKVEISLCQLNGKQIHKQDYTISPQHYAQLDDNILKFIDNFQQVYTIDKEQLLAVSVSVVGKIDAEKESITQLGNHTILCHITPKLTPLFDCPILLSEHFQLWLLAESTVGSLISQNNVIFIELDDTVNVSVLLSGNLLHKQSKMNVDNMHMPKFSQLSDETFPELDAIDRYKLINQVTFPAIVQLIDKYLPNDLTTPEQKINLLCQKIEENQTIALSILDHITDNLAYALMNLANIFSSEKIMFNSPLLQVKEPLFSQLSVKLQKNLLQQDLNIDLVTSQYDWNSPLIACSAIKQGIYDGNLIKDSIN; from the coding sequence ATGTTTTCTGATAACAAAGCCTTACATTTAGGTAAAATTTACCGTTTAATTGAGCAATTTGAATTAATTTCAAGAACTGATTTAGCTAAGCTATCAGACTTAGCACCAGCCTCAGTAACAAATCTAACTAAAATATTGATAGACAATCATTTTATTTTAGAAAGAGCCGTACAAAATACGCTATCACGTGGTCGCCCTTCTATTGGCTTAGCAGTTTCAAACTTCTTTTGGCAATTATTATGCGTAACAGTTTCACCACATAAGGTTGAAATTTCGCTCTGCCAATTAAATGGTAAGCAGATTCATAAGCAAGATTATACAATCTCACCGCAGCATTATGCTCAATTAGACGATAATATATTGAAATTTATTGACAATTTCCAACAAGTTTACACAATAGACAAAGAACAGTTGCTTGCGGTTTCTGTGAGTGTGGTAGGTAAAATTGATGCCGAAAAAGAGAGCATTACGCAATTGGGTAATCACACTATTCTTTGCCACATTACACCAAAACTAACACCATTATTTGATTGCCCAATTTTATTAAGCGAACATTTTCAATTGTGGTTGTTGGCAGAATCGACTGTAGGCTCTTTAATCAGCCAAAACAATGTGATCTTCATTGAATTAGACGATACAGTAAACGTGAGTGTACTACTAAGCGGAAATTTGCTTCATAAGCAGTCAAAAATGAATGTGGATAATATGCATATGCCTAAATTCAGCCAATTAAGTGATGAAACATTTCCTGAATTAGATGCCATTGATCGTTATAAATTAATTAATCAAGTTACCTTCCCTGCTATTGTGCAATTAATTGATAAATATTTACCGAATGATTTAACAACACCAGAACAAAAAATCAATTTGCTTTGCCAAAAAATAGAGGAAAATCAAACTATTGCATTAAGCATCTTAGATCATATTACTGATAATCTAGCTTATGCTTTGATGAACTTAGCCAATATTTTCTCTAGTGAGAAAATTATGTTTAACTCACCACTACTTCAGGTAAAGGAGCCACTATTTAGCCAACTTTCAGTAAAATTACAGAAAAATTTATTACAACAAGATCTAAACATTGATTTAGTAACTAGCCAATACGATTGGAATAGCCCATTAATTGCTTGTTCTGCAATAAAACAGGGAATTTATGACGGAAATTTGATCAAGGACAGTATAAATTAA
- the bioD gene encoding dethiobiotin synthase — MPSLFITGTDTNVGKTVVTRAIIQTLTEHNFSVVGYKPIACGGDDSLPTEPTQYDYATEDNPDVLTILDSCPKEVCYRDINSYTFIHSSTPIFAALDAVHHIQLEKLNSDLSRLEEQYPNVVVEGTYGWLTPINKDYSFADWVIQNNMPVVLVVGIKEGCVNHALLTANEILQRGGRLIGWVANRVNPGLRHYHELIELLTQKINAPLLGQIPYMGHPERKQLSSYLQNPTPLFDYFSK, encoded by the coding sequence ATGCCCTCATTATTTATTACTGGCACAGATACAAATGTTGGTAAAACGGTCGTTACCCGAGCGATTATCCAAACACTTACTGAGCACAATTTCTCTGTAGTGGGTTATAAACCGATTGCGTGCGGTGGCGATGATTCCTTACCGACCGAGCCAACTCAGTATGATTATGCAACGGAAGATAACCCGGATGTATTAACTATTTTAGACAGTTGCCCAAAAGAAGTCTGTTATCGAGATATTAACAGTTACACGTTTATCCATTCCAGCACACCTATATTTGCAGCCCTAGATGCTGTTCACCATATTCAGTTAGAAAAATTGAATAGTGATTTATCTCGCTTGGAAGAACAATATCCAAATGTGGTAGTTGAAGGTACTTATGGTTGGCTTACACCTATTAATAAGGATTATAGCTTTGCTGATTGGGTAATCCAAAATAATATGCCTGTTGTGTTAGTTGTTGGTATTAAAGAGGGTTGTGTTAATCACGCACTACTCACCGCAAATGAAATTTTGCAACGTGGGGGGAGGTTGATTGGCTGGGTGGCAAACCGTGTTAATCCAGGTTTACGCCATTATCACGAATTAATTGAGTTGCTTACGCAAAAAATTAATGCACCATTATTAGGGCAAATTCCTTATATGGGGCACCCTGAGCGAAAACAGCTTTCATCTTATCTGCAAAATCCAACTCCATTATTTGACTATTTCAGCAAATAA
- a CDS encoding class I SAM-dependent methyltransferase, whose protein sequence is MMKKEVGHHFLARLGKTRLRPGGKLATDWLIGNGDFSKDKKVLEVACNMGTTAIQLAKQFKCQIIGIDLDEEALEKARENIKEQEVEHLVQVQKANAVKLPFEDESFDIVINEAMLTMLPQEAKEKAIREYLRVLKPNGFLLTHDIMLNTENSDELLAELRDAINITVLPLTKPDWKALFHHCGFRNVETFSGEMSLLSPKGLIHDEGVLGAMKVVGNALKPENRETFNKMYKIFNDPDQKLGFVAVCSQK, encoded by the coding sequence ATTATGAAAAAAGAAGTTGGACATCATTTTTTAGCTCGCTTAGGTAAAACTCGTTTACGTCCAGGCGGTAAACTGGCAACAGATTGGTTAATTGGAAACGGTGATTTTTCAAAAGACAAAAAAGTATTAGAAGTTGCTTGTAATATGGGAACAACCGCTATTCAACTGGCGAAGCAGTTTAAGTGCCAAATTATTGGTATTGATTTAGATGAAGAAGCTCTTGAAAAAGCCCGTGAAAACATTAAAGAGCAAGAGGTTGAACATTTAGTTCAAGTACAAAAAGCGAATGCGGTAAAACTGCCATTTGAAGATGAAAGTTTTGATATTGTGATTAACGAAGCTATGCTAACAATGCTTCCACAAGAAGCCAAAGAAAAAGCAATTCGTGAATATCTTCGTGTGTTAAAGCCGAACGGTTTTTTACTTACGCACGATATTATGCTCAATACCGAAAATTCTGATGAGTTATTAGCAGAGCTACGTGATGCAATTAATATTACAGTATTGCCACTTACAAAGCCGGATTGGAAAGCGTTATTCCACCATTGCGGCTTTAGAAACGTGGAAACTTTTTCAGGTGAAATGTCTCTACTCTCTCCGAAAGGTTTAATTCACGATGAAGGTGTGTTAGGGGCTATGAAAGTAGTTGGTAATGCGTTAAAGCCAGAAAATCGTGAAACGTTTAATAAAATGTATAAAATTTTCAACGATCCTGATCAAAAGTTAGGCTTTGTTGCAGTTTGTAGTCAAAAATAA
- the lrp gene encoding leucine-responsive transcriptional regulator Lrp, producing MEHKKLPKALDAIDLKILNELQRNGKISNIELSKRVGLSPTPCLERVKRLEKNNVITGYKALLNPELLDAPLLVIVEITLVRGKPDVFEEFNKAIQQLEEIQECHLVSGDFDYLLKTRVADMAAYRKLLGTTLLRLPGVNDTRTYVVMEEVKQTNYLLLK from the coding sequence ATGGAACATAAAAAACTACCTAAAGCACTAGATGCTATTGATCTAAAAATCTTAAACGAGCTACAACGTAACGGGAAAATCTCAAATATTGAATTATCAAAACGTGTAGGACTTTCGCCAACACCTTGTTTAGAGCGAGTAAAACGCCTTGAAAAAAATAACGTGATTACAGGATACAAAGCATTATTAAACCCAGAGTTGTTAGATGCCCCTTTATTAGTTATTGTGGAAATTACTCTTGTGCGTGGTAAGCCTGATGTATTTGAGGAATTTAATAAGGCGATTCAGCAACTAGAGGAAATTCAAGAATGCCATTTAGTGTCTGGAGATTTCGATTATTTATTAAAAACCCGTGTAGCAGATATGGCAGCGTATCGTAAATTACTCGGTACAACTTTATTACGTTTACCAGGTGTGAATGACACCCGAACTTATGTGGTAATGGAAGAAGTGAAACAAACCAACTATTTGTTGTTAAAGTAA
- a CDS encoding neutral zinc metallopeptidase: MRLGGLRRSKNVEDRRESGSGRVSVGRGKGGILTFIIVLVGAYYGVDLSGLMGGQESYQQTSSKLESSEEAHLEDLSSKVLASTEDIWSAYFKQNGLTYKEPTLVLYRGATQTACGTGQSAMGPFYCPVDQKVYIDLSFYDDMRKRLRASGEFAFSYVIAHEVGHHVQNLLGITGKTQREQMRAKSKAVANQISVNVELQADCFAGVWGHQLAQQNRLEQRDIEDAFNAAQAVGDDRLQQQSRGYVVPDSFTHGSSAQRLEWFKKGLTAGNPSVCNTFN; encoded by the coding sequence ATGCGATTAGGTGGGTTAAGACGTAGTAAAAATGTGGAAGACAGACGTGAAAGTGGTTCAGGAAGAGTGTCTGTTGGACGAGGTAAAGGGGGCATTCTTACCTTTATTATCGTGCTAGTCGGTGCTTATTATGGTGTGGACTTAAGCGGTTTAATGGGCGGTCAAGAAAGCTACCAACAAACATCATCAAAGTTAGAAAGTTCTGAAGAAGCACATTTAGAAGATTTATCCTCTAAGGTATTAGCTAGCACAGAGGATATTTGGAGTGCGTACTTCAAACAAAATGGTCTAACTTATAAAGAGCCAACTTTAGTACTTTATCGTGGTGCAACTCAAACGGCTTGCGGCACAGGTCAATCGGCAATGGGACCGTTCTATTGCCCTGTGGATCAAAAAGTATATATCGATTTATCATTCTATGACGATATGCGTAAAAGACTGAGAGCATCGGGCGAATTTGCTTTCTCTTATGTGATTGCACACGAAGTAGGACACCACGTTCAGAATTTATTAGGAATTACAGGTAAAACTCAGCGTGAACAGATGAGAGCTAAGTCTAAAGCGGTGGCAAATCAGATCTCAGTCAATGTAGAATTGCAAGCAGACTGCTTTGCTGGCGTTTGGGGGCATCAACTTGCTCAACAAAATAGATTAGAACAACGTGATATTGAAGATGCCTTTAATGCTGCTCAAGCGGTAGGTGATGACAGATTACAACAGCAAAGTCGAGGTTATGTTGTGCCAGATAGTTTTACGCACGGTTCATCGGCCCAGCGTTTAGAATGGTTCAAAAAGGGTTTAACCGCAGGTAATCCATCAGTTTGTAATACTTTTAATTAA